The following are encoded together in the Desulfococcus multivorans genome:
- a CDS encoding Na/Pi cotransporter family protein, translating into MTTNLDVWKLAAGLGIFLFGILLIEESVRSLSGRAFRRIIRMYTNGRLRSIGSGLLVTALLQSSSAVSLMVLAFVGAGVMRMENAIGVIMGSNIGTTLTAWIVATVGFQVSIESFALPFIGMGAVGLIFFRPATRLFFVSRLVIGFGFLFLGLDYMKGSVENFAQTFSLTQIPDYGPWFYLLAGAMATALMQASAAAVAIVLTALHSRLISFDIGAAMVIGANIGTTITVLLGAIGGVQAKKRVALSHLVFNAVTGAVAFFNLPGLIRFIGVLVDVGADSLTALALFHTLFNLLGVIIFFPFVGLLSRALIRLYPDYKTILTEYLDKTPAEVTDAADAALRKEVGHLLQECQLYNLRLLQIDEKLVFDEDTPFEKNEKRKYTLDELYENIKLLHAAIFTFYSKVQAQKLHESEAKELERVIYASRNIMNSIKNFKGIRLNMEEFDASENPYLNAQYKLFRKRLVELYHGMFRILSMTDREEMYRSLLKIYTLIEEADEGFIRNTQKAVADQKIHEMEIASLLLVNRLFTQSCRMQLYSMKDLLLTQDQVHDFDRAMDMKETMDAEKMKPRETLA; encoded by the coding sequence ATGACGACGAATTTGGACGTGTGGAAATTGGCGGCGGGCCTGGGGATATTCCTGTTCGGGATACTCCTCATCGAAGAGTCTGTGAGGTCCCTGTCCGGCAGAGCGTTCCGGCGGATTATCCGGATGTACACCAACGGCCGACTGCGATCCATCGGGAGCGGCCTTTTGGTGACGGCCCTTTTGCAGAGCAGCTCGGCCGTCTCGCTGATGGTTCTGGCCTTTGTCGGCGCAGGGGTCATGCGCATGGAGAACGCCATCGGGGTCATCATGGGGTCCAATATCGGGACGACTTTGACGGCGTGGATCGTCGCCACCGTCGGATTTCAGGTCAGTATCGAGAGTTTCGCCCTCCCGTTTATCGGGATGGGGGCCGTTGGCCTGATTTTTTTCAGGCCTGCAACCCGGCTGTTCTTCGTCAGCCGTCTGGTCATCGGGTTCGGGTTTCTGTTTCTCGGTCTCGACTACATGAAAGGCAGCGTCGAGAATTTCGCCCAGACCTTCAGCCTGACCCAAATCCCCGACTACGGGCCGTGGTTCTATCTTCTGGCCGGCGCTATGGCAACGGCCCTCATGCAGGCCAGCGCCGCTGCTGTCGCAATCGTACTTACGGCACTGCACAGCCGGCTGATCAGCTTCGACATCGGAGCCGCAATGGTCATCGGCGCCAATATCGGGACGACCATCACCGTTCTTCTGGGCGCGATTGGGGGCGTGCAGGCCAAGAAACGGGTGGCGCTGAGCCACCTGGTTTTCAATGCCGTGACCGGGGCGGTGGCCTTTTTCAATCTGCCGGGGCTGATCCGGTTCATCGGGGTACTGGTGGACGTCGGTGCCGACAGCCTGACGGCGTTGGCCCTTTTTCATACCCTGTTCAATCTGTTGGGGGTCATCATCTTCTTTCCTTTTGTAGGGCTGCTTTCCCGGGCGCTCATCCGACTGTATCCCGATTACAAGACGATTCTTACCGAATATCTCGACAAGACCCCGGCGGAGGTCACCGATGCCGCCGATGCCGCCCTCAGGAAAGAGGTCGGCCATCTCCTGCAGGAGTGCCAGCTATACAATCTCCGGCTGCTCCAGATCGACGAAAAACTGGTGTTCGACGAGGACACCCCCTTTGAAAAAAACGAGAAGCGGAAGTACACCCTGGATGAGCTCTACGAGAACATCAAGCTGCTCCACGCCGCCATATTCACCTTCTATTCGAAGGTTCAGGCCCAGAAGCTTCACGAGTCCGAAGCCAAGGAACTGGAACGAGTGATCTACGCCTCGCGCAATATCATGAATTCCATCAAGAATTTCAAGGGCATCCGGTTGAATATGGAAGAATTCGACGCCTCGGAAAATCCCTATCTCAACGCCCAGTACAAGCTGTTCCGCAAGCGGCTCGTCGAACTCTACCACGGTATGTTCCGCATTCTTTCCATGACCGACCGCGAGGAAATGTATCGAAGCCTGTTGAAAATTTATACCCTGATCGAGGAGGCCGACGAGGGATTCATCCGAAACACCCAAAAAGCGGTGGCCGATCAGAAGATTCACGAGATGGAAATCGCCTCCCTTCTCCTCGTCAATCGACTTTTCACGCAATCCTGTCGGATGCAGCTATACAGCATGAAGGACCTGCTTCTGACCCAGGACCAGGTCCATGACTTCGACCGGGCCATGGACATGAAAGAGACCATGGATGCTGAAAAGATGAAGCCCCGGGAGACGCTCGCTTGA
- a CDS encoding arabinose dehydrogenase yields MMMKAMLLEQLVDLRENPAPLKPAELPVPDPAAGEILIRVSACGVCHTELDEIEGRTPPPVLPVVLGHQVVGRVAAIGHGAGRYRPGDRVGVAWIHSACGTCRYCRSGLENLCRNFRATGRDVNGGYAEYMTVPEAFACRIPEDLSDIAAAPLLCAGAVGYRSLMLAGPENLRILGLTGFGASGHIVLKMVRYRYPHVKVFVFARSERQRSFALELGASWVGDTAAAPPEPPDAIIDTTPAWFPVLEALKHLAPGGRLVINAIGKEKGDQDRLLSLDYPTHLWMEKEIKSVANVTRRDVVESLSLAAEMALRPEVQVFPLAGVNQALMELRTRRIRGAKVLQIDVAEGSGS; encoded by the coding sequence ATGATGATGAAAGCAATGCTGCTGGAACAGCTGGTCGATCTCAGGGAAAATCCGGCGCCCCTGAAACCGGCGGAACTGCCGGTTCCCGATCCCGCTGCCGGAGAGATCCTTATCCGGGTTTCCGCCTGCGGGGTCTGCCATACGGAGTTGGACGAAATCGAGGGCCGCACGCCTCCCCCTGTTCTGCCTGTCGTGTTGGGGCACCAGGTCGTCGGTCGGGTGGCGGCGATCGGACACGGCGCCGGTCGCTATCGTCCCGGGGACCGGGTCGGCGTGGCCTGGATTCATTCCGCGTGCGGCACATGCCGGTACTGTCGGTCGGGCCTCGAGAATCTGTGCCGGAATTTCAGGGCCACCGGCAGGGACGTAAACGGTGGCTACGCCGAGTATATGACGGTGCCCGAGGCATTTGCCTGCCGAATTCCCGAGGATCTTTCAGATATTGCGGCGGCGCCGCTCCTGTGTGCGGGGGCCGTGGGATACCGGTCCCTGATGCTGGCGGGCCCCGAAAACCTTCGAATTCTGGGGCTGACCGGATTCGGCGCATCAGGCCACATCGTCCTCAAGATGGTCCGGTACCGGTATCCCCACGTGAAGGTTTTTGTTTTCGCAAGGAGCGAGCGTCAGCGGAGCTTTGCTCTGGAACTTGGGGCGTCATGGGTCGGAGATACGGCGGCTGCGCCTCCGGAGCCTCCAGACGCGATCATCGATACCACACCCGCCTGGTTTCCGGTGCTGGAAGCGTTGAAGCATCTCGCCCCCGGTGGGCGTCTCGTTATCAACGCCATTGGAAAAGAAAAAGGCGATCAGGATCGTCTCTTATCGCTGGACTATCCCACTCATCTCTGGATGGAAAAGGAGATCAAGAGCGTGGCCAACGTGACCCGCAGGGATGTTGTGGAATCTCTTTCCCTGGCTGCGGAAATGGCGCTTCGGCCCGAGGTGCAGGTATTCCCCCTGGCAGGTGTCAACCAGGCCCTGATGGAGCTCAGAACGAGGAGAATTCGGGGAGCGAAGGTTCTCCAGATCGATGTGGCGGAGGGATCCGGCTCTTGA
- a CDS encoding isochorismatase family protein: protein MIRHDLVATHEDSLLLIIDFQQAMLNVISSWEKIAREVIRLIEIAQIVHVPVLLTEQYRKGLGGTIPEVIRKIKTPMVFQKEAFSACLEPDFLSTIHGFHRRKIVVVGMETHVCVLQTSLDLINAGFQVHLAADAVASRTTENRDIAVNILRQAGAVISSAETVIFQWAHRSNTDTFRRILPIVK, encoded by the coding sequence TTGATTCGACACGACCTGGTGGCGACCCATGAAGACAGTCTGCTCTTGATCATCGATTTTCAACAGGCAATGCTCAATGTGATTTCCTCATGGGAAAAGATCGCCCGCGAGGTCATCCGGCTGATAGAGATCGCCCAGATTGTCCACGTTCCTGTTCTGCTGACGGAGCAATACCGAAAAGGGCTCGGCGGAACCATTCCGGAAGTCATCCGGAAAATCAAAACGCCCATGGTGTTTCAGAAAGAGGCTTTCAGCGCGTGTCTGGAACCGGACTTCCTGTCAACCATTCACGGATTTCATCGTCGCAAGATCGTGGTGGTCGGCATGGAAACGCATGTATGCGTTCTTCAGACGTCCCTGGACCTGATAAACGCAGGCTTTCAGGTGCATCTCGCCGCTGATGCCGTGGCCTCCCGAACAACCGAAAACCGGGATATCGCCGTCAATATATTGCGGCAGGCGGGCGCGGTGATCAGTTCGGCTGAAACCGTTATTTTTCAGTGGGCGCACCGCTCCAATACGGACACTTTCCGGAGAATCCTCCCCATCGTCAAATAA
- a CDS encoding YkgJ family cysteine cluster protein, whose protein sequence is MMLKSGFDFGFDPGACADCGGRCCRGDSGYIWVNQREIQSIIRFLGANPIDFMEACIRRVDNRLSIGERQVGTGFQCVFLEMTPKARCRIYPVRPMQCRTFPFWDRYRNRPPKDECSGIREPA, encoded by the coding sequence ATGATGTTGAAAAGCGGCTTTGATTTCGGGTTCGATCCTGGGGCCTGCGCCGACTGCGGGGGGCGGTGCTGCAGGGGAGATTCCGGATATATCTGGGTCAACCAACGGGAGATTCAATCCATCATTCGCTTTTTGGGCGCCAATCCCATTGATTTCATGGAGGCCTGTATCCGCCGGGTTGACAACAGGCTTTCGATTGGTGAACGGCAGGTCGGGACAGGGTTCCAATGTGTTTTTCTGGAGATGACACCCAAGGCTCGCTGCCGCATCTATCCGGTCCGGCCGATGCAGTGCCGCACCTTTCCGTTCTGGGACCGTTATCGGAATCGTCCCCCAAAGGACGAATGCTCCGGTATTCGAGAGCCGGCGTAA
- the hisC gene encoding histidinol-phosphate transaminase → MSRFWSKTVRELKPYVPGEQPKVPNLIKLNTNENPYGPSPRVLEALRTEAADTLRLYPDPNADRLKEAVAAYYGVHPNQVFAANGSDEALAHAFQGLLKHADPLLFPDITYSFYPVYCGLYGITYETVPLTDDFDIDLEDYLRPNGGVVFANPNAPTGRLMPLSVIEAFLIRNTTSVVVVDEAYIDFGGETAVPLVARYPNLLVIQTLSKSRSLAGLRVGFAVGSPELIEALERIKNSFNSYPLDRFAIAGAVAAMEDQDHFDRTRQTVIRTREALTAALRGMGFTVLPSAANFVFARHPKWDAAVLAGRLREKGILVRHFQGHRIDQFIRISIGTDEETVQLSQALIHILEDR, encoded by the coding sequence ATGAGTCGTTTCTGGAGCAAAACCGTTCGGGAGCTCAAACCCTATGTTCCCGGGGAGCAGCCCAAGGTTCCGAACCTGATCAAATTGAATACCAATGAGAACCCCTACGGACCTTCGCCCAGGGTTCTGGAGGCCCTCCGGACCGAGGCGGCGGATACGCTGCGCCTCTATCCCGATCCCAATGCCGATAGGCTCAAGGAAGCGGTGGCCGCGTATTACGGCGTTCATCCCAACCAGGTGTTTGCGGCCAACGGTTCGGACGAGGCCCTGGCCCACGCTTTCCAGGGCTTGTTGAAGCACGCTGATCCCCTCCTGTTTCCGGACATCACCTACAGCTTTTATCCGGTCTACTGCGGGCTTTATGGGATCACGTATGAGACCGTTCCCTTGACCGATGATTTCGACATCGATCTCGAGGATTATCTGAGACCCAACGGCGGCGTCGTCTTCGCCAACCCCAATGCACCCACGGGGCGGCTTATGCCGCTTTCCGTTATCGAGGCCTTTTTGATTCGGAATACTACATCCGTGGTGGTGGTGGACGAGGCCTATATCGATTTCGGCGGAGAAACCGCCGTTCCGTTGGTGGCGCGATATCCCAATCTTCTGGTGATTCAGACGCTCTCCAAGTCCCGGTCCCTGGCGGGTCTTCGGGTCGGGTTTGCCGTTGGATCCCCGGAGCTCATCGAAGCTCTGGAAAGGATCAAGAACAGCTTCAACTCCTACCCGCTGGACCGTTTTGCCATCGCCGGCGCCGTGGCGGCAATGGAAGATCAGGACCATTTCGACAGGACCCGACAGACCGTGATCCGTACACGGGAGGCGCTGACGGCGGCCCTCCGGGGTATGGGGTTTACGGTTCTGCCGTCAGCCGCCAACTTTGTTTTCGCCCGCCACCCGAAATGGGATGCCGCAGTCCTGGCCGGCCGCCTGCGGGAGAAGGGTATCCTGGTGCGACACTTCCAGGGGCATCGCATCGATCAGTTCATCAGGATTTCCATCGGCACCGACGAGGAGACTGTTCAACTCTCTCAGGCGTTGATACATATTTTGGAAGATCGGTAG
- a CDS encoding sugar phosphate isomerase/epimerase family protein, with product MTTSMQYGATNFPVKPVLEEIAVFGRLGFDYLELAMDPPLAHHTQVRREQAAVREALDRYGMGIVCHLPTFLSTADLTESLRRVSVEETTASLALAAELGAAKAVLHPSYMNGLSIHVPELWREHALDSLERIVSAGKSFGVQLCLENLFPKISPFSTPEVFGDVFERFPELAMTLDIGHAHIGEDGMPRILEFIKTFADRIHHLHISDNNGRRDEHLPVGQGSLDFNATAEALRRSGYDGTVTLEIFDPDRTTLVESRKALERLFS from the coding sequence TTGACAACATCGATGCAATACGGTGCCACTAATTTTCCGGTAAAACCTGTTCTGGAAGAGATAGCCGTCTTCGGTCGTCTCGGGTTCGACTACCTTGAACTGGCCATGGATCCCCCTCTGGCCCATCATACCCAGGTGCGTCGGGAGCAGGCCGCTGTTCGCGAGGCCCTTGATCGATATGGCATGGGTATCGTCTGTCATCTCCCCACATTCCTGTCCACGGCCGACCTGACCGAAAGCCTTCGCCGCGTTTCGGTGGAGGAGACCACGGCCTCCCTGGCGCTTGCCGCCGAGCTTGGTGCCGCTAAAGCCGTTCTTCATCCCAGTTATATGAACGGTCTTTCCATCCATGTACCGGAACTCTGGCGGGAACATGCTCTGGACAGCCTGGAGCGCATTGTAAGCGCGGGAAAGTCCTTCGGCGTTCAGCTTTGCCTTGAAAACCTGTTTCCTAAAATCTCTCCTTTCAGCACGCCGGAAGTTTTCGGCGATGTGTTTGAACGATTTCCGGAGCTGGCCATGACCCTCGACATCGGCCACGCCCATATCGGCGAAGACGGCATGCCGCGAATTCTGGAATTCATCAAGACATTTGCCGACCGTATTCACCATCTGCACATCAGCGACAACAACGGCCGTCGGGATGAACACCTGCCGGTGGGGCAGGGGAGCCTGGACTTCAATGCGACAGCCGAAGCCTTGAGACGCTCCGGTTACGACGGCACCGTGACGCTTGAAATATTCGATCCGGATCGGACTACCCTGGTGGAGAGTCGAAAAGCCTTGGAACGTCTGTTTTCTTAA
- a CDS encoding S1 RNA-binding domain-containing protein: MLKIGRYNELIVERKVDFGLYLNPKAEEVLLPSKYVPENVKVGDRLRVFVYTDSEDRPIATTLAPRAIVGEFAFLEARSTVPFGTFVDWGLEKDLLVPRSEQQARMKVGRKYVVKVCLDARTNRVYGTTRIAANCEPPPGDLVRGQRVRILVYSLTRIGIMAVVDQRYTGLLYRSETYEPLTIGDERVAYINRIRENGKVDLSLKPPGYGSVSGSSRKIMDALRRSGGFIACHDRSTPEKIERLFAMSKKEFKRTIGGLYKKGVIEIRDDGIRLKDA; encoded by the coding sequence ATGCTCAAGATCGGCAGATACAACGAACTCATCGTGGAGAGAAAGGTCGATTTCGGTCTTTATCTCAACCCTAAAGCGGAAGAGGTTTTACTGCCGTCCAAATACGTTCCGGAAAATGTGAAGGTAGGGGACCGTCTGAGGGTTTTCGTCTACACCGACTCCGAGGATCGACCGATAGCCACAACCCTGGCGCCCCGTGCGATCGTGGGGGAATTCGCCTTTCTCGAGGCGAGGTCGACGGTGCCCTTCGGTACCTTCGTGGACTGGGGGCTCGAAAAGGACCTTCTTGTCCCCAGGAGCGAGCAACAGGCGCGAATGAAGGTCGGTCGGAAGTATGTCGTCAAGGTCTGCCTCGACGCCCGGACGAACCGCGTCTACGGTACTACCCGGATCGCGGCGAACTGTGAGCCGCCGCCCGGAGACCTGGTCCGTGGACAGCGGGTGCGGATTCTGGTTTACAGCCTTACCCGGATCGGTATCATGGCCGTTGTCGATCAACGCTACACGGGGCTCCTCTACCGAAGTGAAACCTACGAGCCGTTGACCATCGGCGACGAGCGCGTCGCCTACATCAATCGGATCCGGGAGAACGGCAAGGTGGACCTTTCCCTGAAACCGCCGGGATATGGTTCAGTGTCCGGATCGAGCCGGAAGATCATGGATGCCTTGAGACGATCGGGCGGCTTCATCGCCTGTCATGACCGGAGCACCCCCGAGAAGATCGAGAGGCTCTTTGCCATGAGCAAAAAGGAATTCAAGCGAACCATCGGGGGACTCTACAAAAAAGGCGTCATTGAGATCCGGGATGACGGTATTCGCCTGAAGGATGCCTGA